A window of Rufibacter sp. LB8 contains these coding sequences:
- a CDS encoding carboxypeptidase-like regulatory domain-containing protein, with protein MAFPLVFSFLVTSWLAFFPSLSTPPAAQAITISGLVVSSDNQTPVAYASVGLMNASTGTICSSSGEFSLAIPAGQQDKMVRFSAIGFEPKDMNVEDLHQQALVSKPLKITLTSKPVALAEVEVNPKNWETKQIGGTLEPDTYFSHSFIIMPRPLAANLGREIGIHINNGKKQSLLSKLNFCLRSNRYDMVKFRLNVYVLQNGKPGDNLLKQAIYVTVRDQKTGWMNVDLEPYDIYVEQDFVISLEWIDALPKTHSLSLTIPASMPGFQTAYHKDASQSKWSKIPAAGMGMNVELLRAK; from the coding sequence ATGGCCTTCCCCCTTGTCTTCTCTTTTCTGGTTACCAGCTGGCTGGCCTTCTTTCCATCACTTTCTACTCCGCCCGCCGCACAAGCCATTACCATCTCAGGCCTGGTGGTTTCCAGTGACAACCAGACACCCGTGGCCTACGCCAGCGTGGGTCTTATGAATGCCTCTACCGGTACTATCTGCAGTTCTTCAGGTGAATTCAGTTTGGCTATTCCGGCGGGCCAACAAGACAAAATGGTACGCTTCTCCGCCATCGGGTTTGAGCCGAAAGACATGAACGTGGAAGACCTGCACCAACAGGCCCTGGTGAGCAAGCCCCTCAAAATCACCTTAACCAGTAAGCCGGTAGCGTTGGCTGAGGTGGAAGTAAACCCCAAGAACTGGGAAACCAAACAGATTGGCGGCACCCTGGAGCCAGACACGTATTTCTCGCACAGCTTTATTATCATGCCCCGCCCCCTGGCTGCCAACCTGGGCCGCGAAATCGGCATTCACATCAACAACGGTAAAAAGCAATCACTGCTGAGCAAACTCAATTTCTGCCTCAGGTCTAATAGATATGACATGGTTAAATTCAGGCTGAACGTGTACGTCCTGCAAAACGGGAAGCCCGGGGACAACCTCTTGAAGCAAGCCATCTACGTGACCGTGCGCGACCAAAAAACCGGCTGGATGAACGTGGACCTGGAACCTTATGACATTTACGTGGAGCAGGACTTCGTCATTTCGCTGGAGTGGATTGACGCGCTGCCCAAGACGCATTCCCTAAGTTTGACCATTCCGGCCTCCATGCCCGGGTTCCAGACGGCGTATCACAAAGATGCCAGCCAGAGCAAATGGAGCAAGATTCCGGCGGCGGGCATGGGCATGAACGTAGAATTGCTCCGCGCCAAATAA
- a CDS encoding TonB-dependent receptor domain-containing protein has protein sequence MKKLLLVTLLSCAGTAPLWAQAPASTAPAVSAQQGIGRISGVVVDSTSAKPVEFATIALIHTATGKTVDGTVTDDKGRFSLSRVANGSYTLNISFIGYETKNLRQVTVSADDQNVNLNRISLASSQTRLQEVTVVGEKPLIEDKVDRLVYNAEKDITNAGGTAADVMQKVPSVSLDQDGNIQLRGSANVRVLINGKPSTMMAGSVADALKQIPADVIKNVEVITSPGAKYDAEGTAGIINIVTKKNSLQGITGAVTLTGGTRASNGNANLGIKQGKLGVNVNAGVNRFYSKGAMDITQINQADIKDNPNTPQEEGDNPNTSVVEKERRALNNISQLGTSAVDGMFGFGQLGLDYDLNEKNSLAAGIRVNTGQFKMRSHQLSNTTQADQNEGRTLFTTPRQVDQYNLSMKNNNQRLSMDLNLDFTHQFKKPQQELTLLALYSQTDQDNEVNQTRYNLEGGLRSITLNENEGFNEEMTFQADYAHPMPKNTLLEVGAKGILRDVSSKSLYNGIDLNSAFSYDQDVLATYLSYGFNLNKKTQVRFGGRYEYTDVAGDFVNPAQDFTTNYDNFIPNITLAYDLKPNMKLRTTFTQRIQRPQLFYLNPYRQQQGPNLVVFGNPRLDAELTDAYELNYSTFFKTTSLNVSAYMRVTDNAIESVSEVIRDTTFVTFNNIAKNKTYGMSFSGSTKPINAWNINGNVNVYYVELNAPFASNSGLMYNINVSSGYTFGKGLSAQFSGGFNSDRIQLQGKASSFSYHNLAIRKELFEKKGAISLGMDNPFRRAIRFENELAGNNQTTGLPFRTESLVTQYNRGFRLSFEYRFGKMQQQGPPKRRKSIKNDDAKQGDGNGGVQ, from the coding sequence CTTCTTCTTGTCACTTTGTTAAGTTGTGCTGGCACTGCTCCGCTTTGGGCACAAGCCCCGGCCAGCACTGCCCCGGCCGTGTCTGCGCAGCAAGGCATCGGCCGAATCTCCGGCGTAGTGGTAGATTCCACGTCGGCCAAACCGGTAGAATTCGCGACTATTGCTTTGATCCATACCGCCACCGGCAAAACCGTAGATGGCACCGTCACCGATGACAAGGGCCGTTTCTCGTTGAGCCGCGTGGCCAACGGCAGCTATACGCTCAACATCAGCTTTATTGGCTATGAGACCAAGAACCTGCGCCAGGTAACCGTATCTGCAGATGACCAGAACGTGAATCTGAACCGTATTTCATTGGCCAGTTCTCAGACAAGATTGCAGGAAGTGACGGTGGTGGGCGAAAAACCCTTGATTGAAGATAAAGTGGACCGCCTGGTGTACAATGCCGAAAAAGACATCACCAACGCCGGGGGAACCGCCGCCGACGTGATGCAGAAAGTTCCTTCGGTGTCACTGGACCAGGACGGCAACATTCAGTTGCGCGGTAGCGCCAACGTTCGGGTACTCATCAACGGCAAACCGTCTACCATGATGGCCGGCAGCGTGGCCGATGCCCTGAAGCAAATTCCGGCAGACGTGATTAAGAACGTGGAAGTGATCACCAGCCCCGGTGCCAAGTATGACGCCGAAGGCACCGCCGGTATCATCAACATTGTGACCAAGAAAAACAGCCTGCAGGGCATAACCGGGGCCGTTACCTTGACCGGCGGAACCCGCGCCAGTAACGGCAACGCCAATCTGGGCATAAAACAAGGCAAACTGGGCGTGAACGTGAATGCTGGGGTGAACAGGTTCTATAGCAAGGGCGCCATGGACATCACCCAGATCAACCAGGCCGACATCAAAGACAACCCCAACACCCCGCAGGAAGAAGGCGACAACCCCAACACGTCTGTGGTGGAGAAAGAAAGAAGAGCCTTGAACAACATTTCCCAGCTGGGCACCAGCGCGGTTGACGGTATGTTTGGGTTTGGGCAGTTGGGGCTGGACTATGACCTCAATGAGAAAAATAGCCTGGCCGCCGGCATACGGGTGAACACGGGCCAGTTCAAGATGCGTTCTCACCAACTGTCAAACACTACGCAAGCTGACCAGAACGAAGGCCGCACGCTTTTCACCACGCCCCGGCAGGTAGACCAATACAACCTGTCCATGAAAAACAACAACCAGCGCCTGAGCATGGACCTGAATCTGGACTTTACCCACCAGTTCAAGAAACCGCAGCAGGAACTGACCTTACTGGCACTCTACAGCCAAACCGACCAAGACAACGAAGTGAACCAGACCCGCTATAACTTAGAAGGCGGCCTGCGTTCCATCACGCTCAATGAAAACGAAGGCTTCAATGAAGAAATGACGTTTCAGGCAGATTACGCGCACCCCATGCCCAAGAATACCTTGCTGGAGGTGGGCGCCAAAGGCATTCTGCGAGACGTGTCCAGTAAATCGCTTTACAATGGCATAGACTTGAACAGCGCCTTTTCTTATGACCAAGACGTGCTGGCCACGTACCTGTCTTATGGCTTCAACCTGAACAAAAAAACGCAGGTGCGCTTTGGAGGCCGGTATGAGTACACAGACGTGGCCGGTGACTTTGTGAACCCAGCCCAGGATTTCACCACCAACTATGACAACTTCATTCCCAACATTACGCTGGCCTATGATTTAAAACCCAACATGAAACTGCGCACCACCTTTACCCAGCGCATTCAGCGGCCTCAGCTGTTTTACCTGAACCCGTACCGTCAACAGCAGGGCCCTAACCTGGTGGTGTTTGGTAACCCAAGGCTAGACGCTGAACTCACAGATGCCTATGAGTTGAACTACAGCACTTTTTTCAAAACTACTTCTTTGAACGTGTCTGCCTATATGCGCGTCACAGACAATGCCATTGAGAGCGTTTCTGAGGTGATTAGAGATACCACATTTGTCACGTTCAACAACATTGCCAAAAACAAAACCTACGGTATGAGTTTCTCTGGTTCCACCAAGCCCATCAACGCCTGGAACATCAATGGAAACGTGAACGTGTACTATGTGGAACTGAACGCGCCGTTTGCGTCAAACTCCGGGCTTATGTACAACATCAACGTGAGCTCGGGCTATACATTTGGCAAAGGGCTGAGCGCGCAATTCTCCGGCGGGTTCAACTCAGACCGAATCCAGTTGCAGGGCAAAGCCTCTTCGTTCTCGTACCACAACCTGGCCATCAGAAAAGAGCTGTTTGAGAAGAAAGGCGCCATCAGTCTGGGCATGGACAACCCGTTCAGGAGAGCCATCAGGTTTGAGAACGAGCTGGCCGGCAACAATCAAACCACGGGCCTGCCTTTCAGAACCGAGTCTTTGGTAACGCAGTACAACCGCGGCTTTAGGCTGTCGTTTGAATACCGCTTCGGGAAGATGCAGCAGCAAGGTCCGCCCAAGCGCAGAAAATCCATCAAGAATGATGACGCCAAGCAAGGCGATGGGAACGGCGGCGTGCAATAA